Proteins from a genomic interval of Salinarchaeum sp. Harcht-Bsk1:
- a CDS encoding lysylphosphatidylglycerol synthase transmembrane domain-containing protein, translating into MQAQPAPEPEPSEPGSSRRRLPILGTIAVLVLGGLVAARTVDLGEAVDAIRAADPLLLAAAILVYALSWPLRGRRYGDVLAPMDRRLRTGFLTSAVLLSQTANLAIPARGGDAVRAVVLKRRRAVAYATGVASLAVERAFDLLAIGALGGVALAWLVLAGDAAPVFDGLRSLDLPVALFSGAAAGIGLLLAAGAVLAYRSSSAALDLLPDRLRDGVATAASNLAVLVRRPRALAAVGLGSVAIWALDAVTAVLVLAAVANPDPLALLAVGTLAVCAGNLAKVLPLTQGGVGLYEGAFAATVVALSPIAGSLALAAALLDHALKNGVTLAGGALAGLVLHRSSASETGDSTRTGNLLGWPKR; encoded by the coding sequence ATGCAAGCGCAGCCAGCGCCCGAACCGGAGCCGTCGGAGCCCGGTAGCTCCCGGCGCCGGCTGCCGATTCTCGGGACGATCGCCGTCCTGGTCCTCGGCGGACTCGTTGCGGCCCGAACCGTCGACCTCGGCGAAGCCGTCGACGCCATCCGCGCCGCCGACCCGCTGCTCCTCGCTGCAGCGATCCTCGTCTACGCCCTTTCTTGGCCCCTTCGCGGCCGGCGCTACGGCGACGTGCTCGCGCCGATGGACCGCCGGCTTCGCACCGGCTTCCTCACGAGTGCGGTCCTCCTGAGCCAGACCGCGAACCTCGCGATCCCCGCCCGTGGCGGCGACGCCGTCCGCGCGGTCGTCCTGAAGCGCCGCCGCGCCGTGGCCTACGCGACCGGCGTCGCGTCCCTCGCCGTCGAGCGGGCGTTCGACCTGCTCGCGATCGGCGCGCTCGGCGGCGTCGCGCTCGCGTGGCTCGTCCTCGCGGGCGACGCGGCGCCGGTGTTCGACGGGCTGCGATCGCTCGACCTCCCGGTGGCCCTGTTTTCGGGAGCGGCGGCCGGGATCGGACTGCTGCTCGCTGCCGGCGCCGTCCTCGCGTACCGCTCCAGCAGCGCGGCGCTCGACCTGCTTCCCGATCGGCTGCGCGACGGCGTCGCGACCGCCGCCTCGAACCTCGCGGTGCTCGTCCGTCGCCCCCGCGCCCTCGCCGCCGTCGGCCTCGGTAGCGTCGCGATCTGGGCGCTCGACGCGGTCACCGCGGTCCTCGTCCTTGCCGCCGTCGCGAACCCCGACCCGCTCGCACTCCTCGCGGTCGGCACCCTCGCCGTCTGTGCGGGCAACCTCGCGAAGGTCCTGCCGCTTACGCAGGGTGGCGTCGGGCTCTACGAGGGTGCCTTCGCCGCGACCGTCGTCGCGCTCTCGCCCATCGCTGGCTCCCTGGCCCTCGCGGCCGCGTTGCTCGACCACGCGCTGAAGAACGGCGTCACCCTGGCGGGCGGCGCGCTCGCCGGACTCGTCCTCCACCGCTCTTCGGCGTCCGAGACGGGCGATTCGACGCGAACCGGCAACCTTTTAGGTTGGCCTAAAAGATAG
- a CDS encoding NAD-dependent epimerase/dehydratase family protein has protein sequence MSFPDGDAVVTGGAGFLGSHLVERLLDDGADVTVVDDLRGGNREWVPDAAALQEFDLAAPGAVDDLVAVLPTGADVYHLAADKYVDNDEPIEQYARNTRMTQHVVAAAEAADAERFVFTSSSTVYGEAPRPTPEDYAPLEPISAYGAGKLADEGLLSARAHAGAFDAWTFRFANVVGPRLRGAVVPDFIEKLQADPSTLEILGDGRQEKSYLTVGDCLDGMAHAVARANDPVNTFNLGTRTTTSVDRIAAIVAEELGVDPAYSYTGGERGWKGDVPKMCLSVEKLSALGWEPTRSSDDAIRRATRQLIEEL, from the coding sequence GTGTCGTTCCCAGACGGCGACGCAGTCGTCACCGGCGGCGCGGGCTTCCTCGGCTCGCACCTCGTCGAGCGACTCCTCGACGACGGCGCCGACGTCACCGTCGTCGACGACCTCCGCGGCGGGAACAGGGAGTGGGTCCCAGACGCGGCGGCCCTCCAGGAATTCGACCTCGCTGCGCCCGGTGCAGTCGACGATCTGGTAGCCGTCCTCCCGACCGGAGCCGACGTCTACCACCTCGCGGCCGACAAGTACGTCGACAACGACGAACCGATCGAGCAGTACGCACGGAACACCAGAATGACCCAGCACGTCGTCGCGGCCGCCGAAGCCGCCGACGCCGAGCGGTTCGTCTTCACCTCCTCCTCGACGGTGTACGGCGAGGCCCCACGCCCGACCCCGGAGGACTACGCGCCGCTCGAACCGATCAGCGCCTACGGTGCGGGCAAACTCGCCGACGAGGGACTCCTCTCCGCGCGGGCCCACGCGGGAGCGTTCGACGCGTGGACGTTCCGCTTCGCCAACGTCGTCGGCCCCCGGTTGCGGGGCGCAGTCGTCCCGGACTTCATCGAGAAGCTCCAGGCCGACCCCTCGACGCTCGAAATTCTGGGCGACGGCCGCCAGGAGAAGTCCTACCTCACCGTCGGCGACTGCCTCGACGGGATGGCACACGCCGTCGCGCGGGCGAACGACCCGGTCAACACGTTCAACCTCGGCACCCGGACCACGACCTCGGTCGATCGGATCGCCGCGATCGTCGCGGAGGAACTGGGCGTCGACCCCGCGTACAGCTACACCGGCGGCGAGCGGGGCTGGAAGGGCGACGTGCCGAAGATGTGCCTCTCGGTCGAGAAGCTGAGCGCGCTGGGCTGGGAGCCGACTCGATCGAGCGACGACGCGATCCGGCGGGCGACGCGGCAGTTGATCGAGGAGCTGTAA
- a CDS encoding extracellular solute-binding protein, with protein sequence MTDTPRDSPIGRAPDDRDGRSSRRAFLASAGALGAVGLAGCIDFPGGGNDDSEPFNWIGSGPGARLGQDGTPMSAMPDLEGELTVYSGRHQFLVGDLIDSINSLYDDFHAEVRYGGSSSEMVNQIITEGSGTPADVFYSVNAGSLGSLAESGRTQALSSDLLELVRPEFHTDQWIGTSGRARSVPYNTNAFSASELPDDIMAYPDLDADFGWAPTYGSCQAFVTAMRILEGDEATRQWIEGMLDQGIQTYPDEFVANQAIADGEIDVGFTNHYYIQRVLDGNPDAPIATAFTQGDAGATFNVAGAAVVDQANDPTLAENFVRHLLSAEAQAYFAVETFEYPLAPGVDPVGDLPRIDELDVPDVDLAQLGDMSGTVDLMESAGVEL encoded by the coding sequence ATGACCGACACCCCACGCGATTCCCCGATCGGACGAGCCCCCGACGACCGCGACGGCCGATCGAGCCGTCGTGCGTTCCTCGCGAGCGCCGGCGCGCTCGGCGCCGTCGGCCTCGCCGGCTGTATCGACTTCCCCGGCGGCGGGAACGACGACAGCGAGCCGTTCAACTGGATCGGCTCCGGCCCCGGCGCCCGCCTTGGCCAGGACGGTACGCCGATGTCCGCGATGCCCGACCTCGAGGGCGAACTCACGGTGTACTCCGGCCGCCACCAGTTCCTCGTCGGCGACCTGATCGACTCGATCAACTCGCTGTACGACGACTTCCACGCGGAGGTCCGCTACGGCGGGAGCTCCAGCGAGATGGTCAACCAGATCATCACCGAGGGCTCTGGCACCCCTGCAGACGTGTTCTACTCCGTCAACGCCGGCTCCCTGGGCTCGCTCGCAGAGTCCGGCCGGACACAGGCACTCTCCTCGGACCTCCTCGAGCTGGTCCGCCCCGAGTTCCACACCGACCAGTGGATCGGGACCTCCGGCCGCGCCCGCTCGGTCCCCTACAACACGAACGCCTTCTCCGCGTCCGAACTGCCCGACGATATCATGGCCTACCCCGACCTCGACGCCGACTTCGGCTGGGCGCCGACCTACGGCTCCTGCCAGGCGTTCGTCACCGCGATGCGGATCCTCGAGGGCGACGAGGCCACCCGGCAGTGGATCGAGGGCATGCTCGATCAGGGCATCCAGACCTACCCCGACGAGTTCGTCGCCAACCAGGCGATCGCCGACGGCGAGATCGACGTCGGGTTCACGAACCACTACTACATCCAGCGCGTCCTCGACGGCAACCCCGACGCCCCGATCGCCACGGCGTTCACCCAGGGCGACGCTGGCGCGACGTTCAACGTCGCCGGCGCGGCGGTCGTCGATCAGGCGAACGACCCGACGCTCGCCGAGAACTTCGTCCGGCACCTGCTCTCCGCGGAGGCGCAGGCCTACTTCGCCGTCGAGACGTTCGAGTACCCGCTCGCCCCCGGCGTCGATCCCGTCGGCGACCTGCCGCGAATCGACGAACTCGACGTGCCCGACGTCGACCTCGCACAGCTGGGCGACATGAGCGGCACCGTCGACCTGATGGAGTCCGCCGGCGTCGAACTCTGA
- a CDS encoding winged helix-turn-helix domain-containing protein codes for MEAALWYVLTGTRGGTNRVRLLRAMDERPRNANQLADDLDLDYKTVRHHLEVLVDNGVVENSGDDYGAVYLPTDSARHHWDTIEEIMEQVDES; via the coding sequence ATGGAAGCGGCGCTCTGGTACGTGTTGACGGGCACGCGCGGGGGCACCAACCGGGTGCGCCTCCTGCGTGCCATGGACGAACGTCCACGCAACGCGAACCAGCTCGCCGACGACCTCGACCTCGACTACAAGACGGTTCGACACCACCTCGAGGTGCTGGTGGACAACGGGGTCGTGGAGAACAGCGGCGACGACTACGGCGCGGTCTACCTCCCGACGGACAGCGCCCGGCATCACTGGGACACGATCGAGGAGATCATGGAACAGGTGGACGAGTCATGA
- a CDS encoding glycosyltransferase family 39 protein codes for MSSDRARSLLARLRSDVHARLRLREQPPERLAAALLALAAGALTFWIATDLFPYHSANHDEGVYLQQAALFLDGRLSLQAGPVADAVRPWFFVQDGGRLYPKYQPYPALLYAIPMGLFGAPRLALAFVAAANVALVYALGAQAFDRRIGLLAAAAFATTPTTLLTTSVFLPYAPTTMLNLAFAVCYLRAYRRRSVAWGIVAGLAIGLAFFGRPYTALLFAAPFVTHACWQIATSLRAADRTALLRGTTVRERWHTLPEALRRNTGTAAVGLAFVGLTLAYNVVLTGSPFRFPFTAFAPQDGPGFGHREIVGHGIDFTVALGIESSAHVLWGLATRWGPAGPVGTLLAIGGLAMAARRWEMERFRRLADRQPFEHTGQQLLAGLFVTVIAGNVAFWGNHNILADFDDPTDGLLGLFGPFYHFDLVAPLSIFAAAGLVGAWRWVRAWDPDPSASAGFGGRTAATGLAARLTAIASPRALRAVALASLLLLAAVGGAASAALVQGPVDRHEQRTDSLESAYEPFEERSFDDAVVFVPTPWGDWLNHPFQPLRNDGRLDGEVVYAMDRHTASDFAVLEAFPERTPYRYTYRGEWTPGDEPVEPRIQRLDVRTAESFTGQMVVGVPARIDHAAVRLETDGDAFATYRVDEPDDSIAVGWSLGAGGARLERPDGTAGEQLPIEAYDEVALQVRLVAADGSTLTYRQEVDVRRSGTSVSVIWPPERTVCTLVDDCGLEGTYLPEDPDAHGPGVSFETRLPD; via the coding sequence GTGTCGTCCGATCGCGCCCGCTCGCTGCTCGCACGGCTGCGCAGTGACGTCCACGCGCGACTCCGCCTCCGCGAGCAGCCGCCCGAGCGCCTCGCCGCTGCCCTCCTCGCCCTCGCTGCTGGGGCCCTCACCTTCTGGATCGCCACCGACCTCTTCCCCTACCACTCCGCGAACCACGACGAGGGCGTCTACCTCCAGCAGGCCGCGCTGTTCCTCGACGGGCGACTCTCCCTCCAGGCCGGCCCGGTCGCCGACGCCGTCCGCCCGTGGTTCTTCGTCCAGGACGGCGGCCGGCTCTACCCGAAGTACCAGCCCTACCCCGCACTGCTCTACGCGATTCCGATGGGCCTGTTCGGCGCGCCGCGACTCGCGCTCGCGTTCGTCGCCGCCGCGAACGTCGCGCTCGTCTACGCCCTCGGCGCCCAGGCGTTCGACCGCCGGATCGGGCTCCTCGCGGCCGCGGCGTTCGCGACCACACCGACGACGCTGCTCACGACGTCCGTGTTCCTGCCCTACGCGCCGACGACGATGCTGAATCTCGCCTTCGCCGTCTGCTACCTCCGGGCCTACCGAAGGCGGAGCGTCGCCTGGGGGATCGTCGCCGGCCTCGCGATCGGTCTCGCCTTCTTCGGGCGGCCCTACACCGCCCTGTTGTTCGCGGCGCCGTTCGTCACCCACGCTTGCTGGCAGATCGCGACCTCGCTTCGGGCGGCTGACCGAACGGCGCTCCTGCGGGGCACGACCGTTCGCGAGCGCTGGCACACCCTCCCTGAAGCGCTCCGTCGAAACACCGGGACCGCGGCCGTCGGCCTCGCCTTCGTCGGCCTGACGCTCGCGTACAACGTCGTCCTCACCGGCTCGCCGTTCCGCTTTCCCTTCACTGCCTTCGCGCCGCAGGACGGCCCCGGCTTCGGCCACCGCGAGATCGTCGGCCACGGCATCGACTTCACCGTCGCGCTCGGCATCGAGTCGAGCGCCCACGTGCTCTGGGGGCTTGCGACCAGGTGGGGCCCGGCGGGGCCGGTCGGCACGCTGCTGGCGATCGGCGGGCTCGCGATGGCAGCCCGCCGGTGGGAGATGGAGCGATTCCGCCGGCTCGCCGACCGGCAGCCGTTCGAGCACACCGGCCAGCAGCTCCTCGCTGGCCTGTTCGTCACCGTTATCGCCGGCAACGTCGCGTTCTGGGGCAACCACAACATCCTCGCGGACTTCGACGACCCCACCGACGGCCTGCTCGGGTTGTTCGGTCCCTTCTACCACTTCGACCTGGTCGCGCCGCTGTCGATCTTCGCAGCGGCGGGCCTCGTCGGCGCCTGGCGATGGGTACGTGCCTGGGACCCGGATCCGTCGGCGAGTGCCGGATTCGGCGGTCGGACGGCGGCGACTGGGCTCGCGGCCCGACTGACCGCGATCGCGTCACCACGGGCGCTCCGCGCGGTCGCCCTCGCGAGCCTGCTGCTCCTCGCCGCGGTCGGCGGCGCGGCCAGCGCCGCGCTCGTCCAGGGGCCGGTCGATCGCCACGAGCAGCGGACGGACTCCCTCGAATCGGCATACGAGCCCTTCGAGGAGCGCAGCTTCGACGACGCCGTCGTCTTCGTCCCGACGCCGTGGGGCGACTGGCTGAACCATCCGTTCCAGCCGCTGCGTAACGACGGTCGGCTCGACGGCGAGGTCGTCTACGCGATGGACCGCCACACAGCGAGCGACTTCGCCGTGCTCGAGGCCTTCCCCGAACGGACGCCCTATCGATACACCTACCGCGGCGAGTGGACCCCCGGCGACGAACCGGTCGAGCCGCGGATCCAGCGCCTCGACGTTCGAACGGCCGAGTCGTTCACCGGCCAGATGGTCGTCGGGGTCCCCGCCCGGATCGATCACGCGGCAGTCCGCCTCGAGACGGACGGCGACGCGTTCGCGACCTACCGGGTCGACGAGCCGGACGATTCGATCGCCGTCGGCTGGTCGCTCGGCGCCGGCGGCGCACGACTCGAGCGGCCCGACGGCACGGCTGGCGAGCAGTTGCCGATCGAGGCGTACGACGAGGTCGCGCTCCAGGTCCGACTGGTCGCGGCGGACGGCTCGACGCTGACCTACCGCCAGGAGGTCGACGTCCGGCGGTCGGGCACGTCTGTCTCCGTGATCTGGCCGCCAGAGCGCACGGTCTGCACGCTGGTCGACGATTGCGGACTGGAGGGCACCTACCTCCCGGAGGATCCGGACGCTCACGGCCCGGGCGTCTCCTTCGAGACCCGATTGCCGGACTGA